One Skermanella pratensis genomic window, CGCGCTCGGTCGTGATCGCGCGGCTCACCATCGATTTCCGGGCCGAACTGCATTATCCCAGCCGGATCCGGATCGGCCTGCGGGTGACCCGGTTCGGCCGTTCGTCGCTGACGCTGGCAGGTGCCGTGTTCCGTGACGATACCTGCATCGCGACCAGCGAGGCGATCTGCGTGATCATCGACGTGGCCGAGCGCCGCTCGGTCGAAATCCCGGCCGACGTCCGCGCGCGCCTGACCGGGCTGGCCGGCT contains:
- a CDS encoding acyl-CoA thioesterase; the protein is MADTETPEATSPDFYRYWIDETVRFADLDPVGHVNNAAISTYFESARVALFHDSGNSPVSGPRSVVIARLTIDFRAELHYPSRIRIGLRVTRFGRSSLTLAGAVFRDDTCIATSEAICVIIDVAERRSVEIPADVRARLTGLAG